The following nucleotide sequence is from Fibrobacter sp. UWB13.
TCAAGACAGCCTTTGCCGGAAACAACGCCAAGACGGCATTCCGCGCAGCACACACGCTCAAAGGCGTTGCCGCCAATCTCGGACTGAACAAGCTCTCCGCATCGAGTAGCGCACTCACCGAAGACCTGCGTCCGGAAGCATTTACCGCCAATTCTCAGGCACTCCTCGAAAAAGTCGAAGCAGACTACGTTGCAGCAGTGGCTGGAATCAAGCAATTGACCTAATTACTCAGCTTCACTGGATCCTTCCGCTTTCAGCGTCAGGATGACGGAGTAGCTATTTCTTGAGATACTTCTTCAACGCGTCTTCGAGTTGGGCGATGACGATGGGCTTTGCCAA
It contains:
- a CDS encoding Hpt domain-containing protein, producing MTLSEFYSSLGESLDEVLERLRMESRVAKYLGLFLNDPSFNELKTAFAGNNAKTAFRAAHTLKGVAANLGLNKLSASSSALTEDLRPEAFTANSQALLEKVEADYVAAVAGIKQLT